In Papaver somniferum cultivar HN1 chromosome 1, ASM357369v1, whole genome shotgun sequence, a genomic segment contains:
- the LOC113339454 gene encoding wall-associated receptor kinase 2-like: protein MAYRCTCNKGFEGNPYLEPGCTDINECEDKRNNPCEGICTNTNGSYTCSCPEGKNGDGRKDGTGCRTAIGMTMRVALGVGFGSLIFIIGGFLLYISMRKRKLFKLKEKFFKQNGGLLLKQHMSIYGSGGESTKIFTSEELKLATNKYNQNRILGQGGSGIVYKGTLSDNRVVAIKRSKVFNQSQVEQFINEVAILIQINHRNVVKLLGCCLETETPLLVYEYVPSGSLFQHIHYKLESMTWESRLRIATETASAIAYLHSAASPPIIQRDIKSTNILVDKNFTAKVSDFGLSRLVPLDHSHVDTLIHGTFGYLDPEYFNTSKLTHKSDVYSFGVVLAELLTGERPLCPERPKEHSNLAAYFFI from the exons ATGGCATATCGATGCACTTGCAACAAAGGATTCGAAGGAAACCCTTATCTTGAACCTGGATGCACAG ATATAAATGAGTGTGAAGATAAGAGAAACAATCCATGTGAAGGAATTTGTACGAATACAAATGGAAGTTACACGTGCTCCTGTCCAGAAGGAAAGAATGGAGATGGGAGGAAAGACGGGACTGGTTGCAGAACTGCTATTGGCATGACAATGAGGGTTGCACTCG GTGTTGGATTTGGTTCCTTAATTTTTATTATTGGAGGATTTCTTTTATACATAAGCATGCGGAAACGAAAGCTATTTAAACTTAAAGAGAAGTTCTTTAAGCAAAATGGCGGATTGTTGCTGAAACAACATATGTCTATATATGGAAGTGGCGGAGAGTCAACAAAAATCTTTACATCGGAAGAGTTAAAATTGGCAACCAATAAATATAATCAGAACAGAATTCTTGGGCAAGGAGGGAGTGGAATAGTTTACAAGGGGACTTTGTCTGATAATCGGGTAGTAGCCATAAAAAGGTCCAAAGTATTCAACCAGAGTCAAGTCGAGCAGTTCATAAATGAGGTAGCTATCTTAATCCAGATTAATCACAGAAATGTGGTGAAGCTTTTGGGTTGTTGCTTAGAAACTGAAACTCCTCTGCTTGTGTACGAGTATGTACCTAGTGGTAGTCTTTTCCAGCACATCCATTACAAGCTAGAATCTATGACTTGGGAAAGTCGTCTAAGGATTGCAACCGAAACTGCCAGTGCAATCGCATATTTACATTCGGCAGCGTCACCACCCATCATTCAAAGGGATATCAAGTCTACCAACATATTAGTAGATAAAAATTTCACAGCTAAAGTTTCGGACTTTGGGTTGTCTAGGTTAGTTCCATTGGATCATAGTCATGTAGATACACTAATTCATGGCACTTTCGGATATTTGGATCCGGAGTACTTCAACACAAGCAAACTCACACATAAAAGTGACGTGTATAGTTTTGGTGTAGTTCTGGCAGAACTCTTAACGGGTGAAAGACCACTTTGCCCTGAAAGACCAAAAGAACACAGTAATCTTGCAGcatatttctttatataa